Proteins encoded in a region of the Phoenix dactylifera cultivar Barhee BC4 chromosome 3, palm_55x_up_171113_PBpolish2nd_filt_p, whole genome shotgun sequence genome:
- the LOC103714401 gene encoding uncharacterized protein LOC103714401 yields MVSREQKKAALHGKLQLLRSVTNSHALSRTSIIADASKYIQELKEKVGAVARDLAQANSLPAVTVETMEKGFLINVFLERSSPGLLVSILEAFEDLGLDVLDADVSCTNTFRLEAVGGEHQTESMDAQVVRQAVLQAIEKCRESEEK; encoded by the exons atggtctCAAGGGAGCAGAAGAAAGCTGCTCTGCATGGGAAGCTGCAGCTCCTTCGTTCTGTTACTAATTCCCATGCG CTTAGCAGAACTTCTATCATAGCAGATGCATCAAAatatattcaagagttgaaggaaaAGGTTGGTGCAGTTGCACGGGATTTGGCACAAGCTAACTCCTTGCCTGCG GTTACAGTTGAAACAATGGAAAAGGGTTTCCTTATCAATGTATTCTTAGAGAGGAGCTCCCCGGGTTTGCTTGTCTCTATTCTGGAGGCCTTTGAGGATCTGGGCCTTGATGTGCTCGATGCTGATGTTTCTTGCACCAATACATTTCGCCTGGAAGCAGTTGGAGGagaa CATCAAACTGAGAGCATGGATGCTCAGGTGGTGAGGCAAGCAGTGCTGCAAGCCATCGAGAAATGCAGAGAAAGTGAAGAGAAGTAA